From a region of the Cucumis sativus cultivar 9930 chromosome 6, Cucumber_9930_V3, whole genome shotgun sequence genome:
- the LOC101221550 gene encoding uncharacterized protein LOC101221550 — translation MEQRRVAEGKDSLFSGDFMGGFPGFGLFGSRRGKKDGAPELVIQEICSDDEEREEDDDLRDQRHGRNENNSRSGQEPSVEHPDDSNDERQIMTQRSSENSSFRVQPKAGKSSIHSCKVTYGGVDGAYYSSTRTRRVDNEGVLLEETKEADKTTGQATHRVSRGIHDKGHSVTRKLNPDGKVDVVQTLHNLDEGELPGFEQAWNGNFQGHRQVPNAGFHHMDPNFDSSGSRNSEISSWGFPFLAERRIENDGGRDSSSSCRTKKVIRINIE, via the exons ATGGAGCAAAGGAGGGTAGCAGAAGGGAAGGACTCACTTTTCTCAGGCGACTTCATGGGTGGTTTCCCCGGATTTGGTTTATTTGGATCACGTAGAG GGAAGAAAGATGGGGCACCGGAACTTGTGATTCAAGAAATATGCTCTGATGATGAGGAGAGGGAGGAAGATGATGACCTTAGGGATCAGAGACATGGCAGGAATGAGAATAATTCTAGGTCGGGCCAGGAGCCATCCGTTGAGCATCCTGATGATTCCAATGATG AGCGCCAGATAATGACTCAAAGAAGTAGTGAGAATAGTAGCTTTAGAGTTCAGCCAAAGGCTGGTAAATCCAGTATCCATTCATGCAAGGTCACGTATGGGGGTGTAGATGGAGCATACTACTCTTCGACCAGAACTAGAAGGGTTGACAATGAGGGA GTATTGCTTGAAGAGACGAAAGAAGCAGATAAGACAACAGGTCAGGCCACTCATAGGGTCTCGAGAGGAATTCATGATAAG GGTCATTCAGTTACGAGGAAACTGAACCCGGATGGCAAAGTGGACGTAGTTCAAACTCTGCATAATCTGGACGAAG GAGAGCTTCCTGGTTTTGAGCAAGCATGGAACGGCAATTTTCAAGGGCATAGACAGGTTCCAAATGCTGGATTCCATCACATGGATCCCAATTTTG ATTCCAGTGGCAGTAGGAACAGTGAGATTTCAAGTTGGGGTTTTCCATTTTTGGCTGAAAGGAGAATTGAAAACGATGGTGGAAGGGACAGTTCTAGTTCTTGTAGAACCAAAAAGGTAATCAGGATCAACATAGAATAG
- the LOC101210321 gene encoding 40S ribosomal protein S13, translated as MGRMHSRGKGISASALPYKRTPPSWLKISSQDVAENICKFAKKGLTPSQIGVILRDSHGIAQVKSVTGNKILRILKAHGLAPEIPEDLYHLIKKAVSIRKHLERNRKDKDSKFRLILVESRIHRLARYYKKTKKLPPVWKYESTTASTLVA; from the exons ATGGGTCGTATGCATAGTCGAGG TAAGGGTATTTCAGCTTCCGCACTGCCTTACAAGAGGACGCCGCCTAGTTGGTTGAAGATCTCTTCTCAGGAT GTCGCTGAAAACATTTGCAAATTTGCCAAGAAGGGTTTGACACCTTCTCAAATTGGTGTTATTCTCCGTGATTCTCATGGGATTGCTCAGGTCAAAAGTGTTACTGGGAACAAAATTTTGCGTATATTGAAGGCTCATG GGCTAGCTCCTGAAATTCCAGAGGATCTTTACCATCTCATTAAAAAAGCTGTTTCAATCAGAAAGCATTTGGAGAGGAACAGGAAAGATAAGGATTCCAAATTCAGGTTGATTTTAGTCGAGAGCAGGATTCATCGCCTGGCCCGGTATTACAAGAAGACAAAGAAGCTCCCCCCTGTCTGGAAGTA TGAATCCACCACGGCCAGCACCCTCGTTGCTTAG
- the LOC101210069 gene encoding vestitone reductase, translating into MESVAKGKVCVTGGTGFVASWLIKRLLENGYSVTTTVRADPEKRKDYSFLTNLPGASEKLQIYQADLHDPNSFAPAIAGCIGVFHLATPIDVDDKEPLESVTRRTIEGTLGILKLSVDSKTVRRVVYTSSAATMQFNHHKVDFLDESCWSDIDYINSIAPLGRSYPISKTLTEKAVLEFSQQYGLEVVTVLPTYVVGPFICPKIPGSVHVILSLILGNETEYGLILKSNMVHVDDVARAHIYLFENPNASGRYVCSSHIITLEELANFFSAKYPEFQIPSPESLKDVKGYIFTDVSSKKLLDAGFQYKYGVEEMLDGAIQSCKEKGYL; encoded by the exons ATGGAAAGTGTGGCGAAGGGGAAAGTTTGTGTAACTGGAGGTACTGGATTCGTAGCTTCATGGCTAATCAAGAGGCTTCTTGAAAATGGCTACTCTGTCACTACCACTGTTAGAGCCGACCCAG agaagagaaaagattaCAGCTTCTTGACAAATCTACCCGGAGCATCAGAAAAGCTGCAAATATACCAGGCTGATCTTCACGACCCGAACAGCTTTGCTCCTGCCATTGCAGGTTGCATTGGAGTCTTTCATCTTGCTACCCCAATTGACGTGGATGACAAAGAACCTTTGGAATCAGTGACGAGACGAACGATTGAAGGAACATTGGGCATCCTTAAACTTTCTGTAGATTCGAAAACAGTAAGGCGAGTTGTATACACTTCCAGTGCAGCCACCATGCAGTTTAATCACCACAAAGTAGACTTCTTGGATGAAAGCTGTTGGAGTGACATTGATTACATCAACAGTATTGCACCGTTGGGAAGATCATACCCGATTTCCAAGACTTTAACCGAGAAAGCAGTTCTTGAGTTCTCTCAGCAATATGGATTAGAAGTTGTTACTGTCCTTCCAACGTATGTCGTTGGTCCCTTCATTTGTCCTAAAATTCCCGGCTCTGTTCATGTGATACTGTCTCTGATATTAG GTAATGAAACAGAGTACGGATTGATCTTAAAATCAAACATGGTGCATGTGGATGATGTGGCAAGAGCACACATTTATCTATTTGAAAATCCAAATGCAAGTGGGAGATATGTTTGTTCTTCTCACATAATCACATTGGAAGAATTGGCTAACTTCTTCTCTGCCAAGTACCCAGAGTTTCAGATACCATCTCCCGA GTCTTTGAAAGATGTCAAAGGCTACATATTCACTGATGTCTCATCAAAGAAGCTTTTGGATGCTGGTTTCCAATACAAGTATGGTGTTGAAGAAATGCTTGATGGAGCAATCCAAAGCTGCAAAGAGAAGGGTTATCTCTAG
- the LOC101221777 gene encoding uncharacterized protein LOC101221777 codes for MKLLWSPETASKAFIDTIKSCENFEEFGVAELLSAMAAGWNAKLILHACSPAAASSAVTTIGLAVAARHTGGRYVCAVVDERAKSEYVKNLQEAGVSSPTEVIVGEAEMIGVDFVVLDCKRKDFGRVLRLVKVSEKGAILVCKSTWPRDFEKLIPKGTRVVRSVSLPVGQGLSIIHIGSSNGGAGNGGAMISTSKSRSRWTMHVDERSGEEHVYRERI; via the exons atgaaGCTCCTTTGGTCTCCAGAAACAGCTTCTAAAGCTTTCATAGATACCATTAAATCT TGCGAGAATTTCGAAGAATTCGGCGTCGCCGAACTTCTCTCAGCCATGGCTGCTGGCTGGAACGCCAAGCTGATTCTGCACGCTTGCTCCCCCGCAGCCGCCTCCTCCGCGGTCACCACCATTGGACTTGCTGTGGCCGCGCGGCACACCGGCGGACGGTACGTGTGCGCGGTGGTGGACGAGAGGGCAAAATCGGAGTACGTGAAGAACTTGCAGGAGGCTGGTGTTTCGTCGCCGACGGAGGTTATTGTTGGAGAGGCAGAGATGATAGGAGTGGACTTTGTGGTTCTGGATTGTAAGCGGAAGGATTTCGGTAGGGTTTTGAGGTTGGTGAAAGTAAGCGAGAAAGGGGCGATTTTGGTATGTAAAAGTACGTGGCCCAGAGATTTCGAGAAGCTCATACCCAAGGGAACACGTGTGGTTAGGTCAGTGAGCTTGCCGGTGGGTCAGGGGTTGAGTATTATTCATATTGGATCTTCCAACGGCGGAGCCGGGAACGGTGGCGCTATGATCTCGACGAGCAAGTCCAGGAGCCGTTGGACGATGCACGTCGATGAGCGTTCCGGTGAAGAACACGTGTACCGGGAGCGCATCTAA